A window of the Pontibacillus yanchengensis genome harbors these coding sequences:
- the ytxC gene encoding sporulation protein YtxC, whose amino-acid sequence MKEVCFEYKQEALSFCESILDVQEDITIQWNHQRKSGYIVNIESGNTSAISVNKWLVHGLIHVFTLHREQSWIQDIIRNCYYYNDEDEVAHIFELCQSFLEDNTEQRMVPLHGLSHGQHTKLLYRVFENALNEGDNLHFDSVVTFRFQYYREELIDFVGYAIDEYKREEEYQTYVQQLREYVGTKQSKIDHLIIVQKNASFLFFNSSGKPISNAIIKNLAQQEPLYLFGLGREELNLTPIMALAPQQISFYGDDVTDPKTLTVMNVFQERMDMYPLNKFPFKRLSSS is encoded by the coding sequence TTGAAAGAAGTCTGCTTTGAGTATAAACAGGAAGCTTTATCATTTTGTGAAAGTATCCTCGATGTACAGGAGGATATTACGATTCAATGGAACCATCAAAGAAAATCGGGTTATATTGTCAACATAGAGAGTGGCAATACATCAGCCATATCGGTTAACAAATGGCTTGTTCACGGGTTGATCCATGTATTCACCCTACATAGAGAACAGTCCTGGATACAAGATATTATTCGTAATTGTTATTATTATAATGATGAAGATGAGGTAGCCCATATTTTTGAATTATGTCAATCTTTCTTAGAAGACAATACAGAGCAACGGATGGTTCCATTGCATGGACTTAGCCATGGACAGCATACAAAATTACTATATCGTGTGTTTGAGAACGCCTTAAATGAAGGAGATAATTTACACTTTGATTCAGTTGTAACCTTTCGATTTCAATACTACAGGGAAGAGTTAATTGATTTTGTTGGCTATGCGATTGATGAATATAAGCGAGAAGAGGAGTACCAAACGTATGTTCAGCAACTTAGAGAATATGTAGGGACTAAGCAATCAAAAATCGACCATCTTATTATCGTGCAGAAGAATGCATCGTTTCTTTTCTTCAATTCATCAGGAAAGCCAATTTCGAATGCCATTATTAAAAACCTCGCGCAACAAGAGCCATTATATTTGTTTGGACTCGGAAGAGAGGAACTTAATTTGACGCCAATCATGGCTCTAGCACCACAACAGATATCTTTTTATGGGGATGATGTAACGGATCCTAAAACACTTACGGTGATGAATGTGTTTCAAGAACGTATGGATATGTATCCATTGAATAAATTTCCCTTTAAAAGATTGTCTTCTTCATAA
- the nrdR gene encoding transcriptional regulator NrdR, translating into MKCPNCSYKSTKVLDSRPVEEGKSIRRRRECEQCEFRFTTFERIEEVPLIIVKKEGTREEFSREKLMRGLIRACEKRPVAVEELENISGDIERELRNRGVSEVQSKEIGEMVMDRLATIDEVAYVRFASVYRQFKDINVFLDELKDLIKHDSEG; encoded by the coding sequence GTGAAGTGCCCCAATTGTAGCTACAAAAGTACAAAAGTATTAGACTCAAGGCCAGTAGAGGAAGGAAAATCTATAAGGCGGAGAAGAGAATGCGAACAATGTGAGTTTCGGTTCACCACTTTTGAGCGCATTGAGGAAGTTCCTCTTATCATAGTGAAAAAAGAAGGAACACGAGAAGAATTCAGTCGCGAAAAGCTCATGCGTGGTTTAATCCGTGCGTGCGAAAAAAGGCCAGTTGCTGTAGAAGAATTAGAAAATATTTCAGGTGATATTGAACGGGAATTAAGAAACCGTGGTGTTTCGGAAGTGCAGAGTAAGGAAATAGGAGAGATGGTAATGGATCGGCTGGCTACAATTGACGAGGTAGCTTATGTTCGATTTGCATCCGTATATAGACAATTTAAAGATATTAATGTCTTCTTAGATGAATTAAAAGATTTAATCAAACATGATTCTGAAGGGTAA
- a CDS encoding glyceraldehyde-3-phosphate dehydrogenase has translation MKSRVAINGFGRIGRMAFRQAVLDENLEVVAVNASYPPETLAHLLTYDSVHGRFQADVKALQDGLEINGKKIHLFSSRDPKELPWKEHNIDIVIEATGKFKTKETAGAHIEAGAKKVVITAPGKEVDATIVMGVNESVYNHQQHDVISNASCTTNCLAPVVKVLDEQFGIENGLMTTVHAFTNDQKNLDNPHKDLRRARGCTQSIIPTSTGAAKALGQVLPQLDGKLHGMALRVPTPNVSLVDLVVDLKQDVTVDQINNIFRHAAKNELNGILSYSEEPLVSVDYTTTEYSSIVDGLSTLVMEDRKVKVLAWYDNEWGYSKRVIDLVNFVGSYLRKEQEVQVS, from the coding sequence ATGAAGTCACGTGTTGCAATTAATGGTTTTGGTCGTATTGGCAGAATGGCATTCCGTCAGGCCGTACTGGATGAAAATCTTGAGGTGGTAGCGGTTAATGCAAGTTACCCTCCTGAAACGTTAGCCCACCTTTTAACATATGATAGTGTTCATGGTCGTTTTCAAGCAGATGTGAAAGCGCTTCAAGATGGTCTTGAGATAAATGGTAAGAAGATTCATTTGTTCTCTTCTCGAGATCCTAAAGAATTACCTTGGAAAGAACACAATATTGATATTGTTATAGAAGCTACCGGTAAGTTTAAAACAAAAGAAACAGCAGGAGCCCACATTGAAGCAGGAGCTAAGAAAGTAGTCATTACTGCACCTGGAAAAGAAGTAGATGCCACGATTGTTATGGGTGTAAATGAGAGCGTTTACAATCACCAGCAGCATGATGTTATTTCCAATGCATCCTGTACGACCAACTGTTTAGCTCCAGTGGTGAAAGTGTTAGATGAGCAATTTGGTATTGAGAATGGATTGATGACGACGGTTCATGCATTCACAAATGACCAAAAAAATCTAGATAACCCACATAAAGACCTTCGGAGAGCTAGGGGTTGTACACAGTCTATCATCCCGACATCTACAGGTGCAGCAAAAGCACTCGGTCAAGTTCTTCCTCAATTAGATGGTAAATTGCATGGGATGGCTTTACGAGTACCGACCCCAAATGTTTCACTAGTTGATTTAGTTGTTGATTTGAAACAGGATGTTACTGTTGATCAAATAAATAATATATTCCGTCATGCAGCGAAAAATGAGCTAAATGGAATTCTATCTTACTCAGAGGAGCCATTAGTATCAGTTGATTACACAACCACAGAGTACTCATCCATTGTTGATGGTTTATCTACACTTGTGATGGAAGATAGAAAAGTAAAAGTTTTAGCTTGGTATGACAATGAATGGGGCTATTCAAAACGAGTTATTGATCTAGTGAATTTTGTAGGTAGTTATTTGAGAAAAGAACAAGAAGTTCAGGTATCATAA
- the rpmI gene encoding 50S ribosomal protein L35, with protein sequence MPKMKTHKGSQKRFSKTGSGKVKRSHAFTSHLFANKSQKQKRKLRQSTIVDRSDYKRIKDMLPKK encoded by the coding sequence ATGCCAAAAATGAAAACTCATAAAGGTTCACAGAAACGTTTTTCAAAAACAGGTAGTGGCAAGGTGAAACGTTCCCACGCGTTCACAAGCCACTTATTCGCAAATAAGTCTCAAAAGCAAAAACGTAAACTACGTCAATCTACAATTGTAGATCGTAGCGACTATAAGCGTATTAAGGATATGCTTCCGAAAAAATAA
- a CDS encoding replication initiation and membrane attachment family protein codes for MKETNIGKLLPVDGFKLQVPHNIAINMSTSLTHLYQPLIGLAAISLYQTLLSEYEVQKQDDHPRTHHLLMNYLHLPLDQIYEARKRLEAIGLIRSFLSEGEQQNVYTYVLLRPFTPNEFFEDDMLSLLLYHHIGQEKFQRLQHSLYSKPIVEEHSTEVTSSFEEIFSMRELPNDVPSNPESNETTKNIIMSTTGANVQESSIDFDWLKKTFHERMLPVNVIFTEKNKKVMNQLALLYNLANYEMEKAIQWALSDSNELHVSELKEACHDLYQSKHQKGHGNIRLTEHREKVASDEGASKQSDEDQQPQDKEEALINQLEHISPRQLLTDLSNGAEPTEKELKIVRDIMTSQGLPAGVMNVLIYYVLLKTDMKLSKPYMETIAGHWARLNVKTVRQAMDTAKSENQKYQQLATKGKNRRQKQEVLPDWFKEQQKEKEAQSKTKGSEKASKSQQEIEKEKKELADALKKMDDE; via the coding sequence ATGAAGGAAACAAATATTGGAAAGTTGTTGCCGGTAGATGGCTTCAAATTACAAGTACCACACAATATTGCTATAAACATGTCTACCTCTTTAACCCATTTATATCAACCCTTAATTGGTTTGGCTGCAATTTCTTTATACCAAACCCTTCTTTCAGAATATGAGGTTCAAAAACAAGACGACCACCCCAGAACGCATCACTTGTTGATGAATTATCTCCATCTACCATTAGATCAAATATATGAAGCTAGAAAGCGTTTAGAAGCGATTGGACTTATACGTTCTTTCCTCTCAGAGGGAGAGCAACAGAATGTATATACGTATGTTTTACTTAGACCATTTACACCAAATGAATTCTTTGAAGATGATATGTTATCCCTGTTATTGTATCATCATATTGGACAGGAAAAATTTCAGAGGTTACAACATTCATTATATTCTAAACCAATAGTGGAAGAACATTCTACTGAAGTTACGTCTTCTTTTGAAGAAATCTTCTCAATGCGAGAATTGCCGAATGATGTCCCATCAAATCCAGAATCTAACGAAACGACAAAAAACATAATCATGTCGACAACTGGCGCAAATGTACAAGAATCCAGTATAGACTTTGATTGGTTAAAAAAAACGTTTCATGAACGAATGCTTCCAGTTAACGTAATTTTCACTGAAAAGAATAAAAAAGTAATGAATCAATTAGCCTTATTATATAACTTGGCTAATTATGAAATGGAAAAAGCAATTCAATGGGCTCTGTCAGATTCAAATGAGTTACATGTTTCTGAATTAAAGGAAGCCTGTCATGATTTATATCAATCAAAGCATCAAAAAGGTCACGGGAATATTAGGTTAACGGAACACAGAGAAAAAGTTGCTTCTGATGAAGGGGCTTCCAAGCAATCTGACGAAGACCAACAACCTCAAGATAAAGAAGAAGCATTGATTAATCAATTAGAACATATTTCTCCTAGGCAATTGTTAACTGACTTATCTAATGGTGCTGAACCAACAGAAAAAGAACTTAAAATTGTTCGTGATATAATGACTTCACAAGGGTTACCTGCAGGAGTTATGAATGTACTCATTTATTATGTGTTATTGAAAACAGATATGAAGCTTTCTAAGCCATATATGGAAACTATTGCAGGGCATTGGGCAAGACTGAATGTAAAAACAGTACGTCAAGCTATGGACACTGCTAAATCAGAGAATCAAAAATACCAGCAATTGGCTACAAAAGGGAAAAATCGAAGACAAAAGCAAGAAGTTTTGCCTGATTGGTTTAAAGAACAGCAAAAAGAAAAAGAAGCACAATCTAAAACAAAAGGTTCAGAAAAGGCTAGTAAATCTCAACAAGAAATTGAGAAGGAAAAAAAGGAATTAGCTGATGCCTTGAAGAAAATGGATGATGAATAG
- the speD gene encoding adenosylmethionine decarboxylase yields the protein MDTMGRHVIAELWDCNIDKLNDMNLIEQIFVDAALKSGAEVREVAFHKFAPHGVSGVVIISESHLTIHSFPEHGYASIDVYTCGNRIDPNVAAQYIADALESKTKETVEVPRGMGPVEVKKFNVL from the coding sequence ATGGATACAATGGGTAGACATGTAATTGCAGAACTTTGGGATTGTAACATTGATAAGTTAAATGATATGAATTTAATTGAACAAATTTTTGTTGATGCAGCGTTAAAATCAGGTGCAGAAGTACGTGAAGTAGCCTTTCATAAATTTGCTCCTCATGGAGTGAGCGGGGTTGTCATTATCTCAGAATCACATCTTACGATTCATAGCTTCCCAGAACACGGGTATGCGAGTATTGATGTGTACACATGTGGTAATCGAATTGATCCAAATGTAGCTGCACAATATATAGCAGACGCTCTTGAATCAAAAACGAAAGAAACGGTAGAAGTTCCACGTGGTATGGGACCTGTCGAAGTGAAAAAATTTAATGTCCTATAA
- the thrS gene encoding threonine--tRNA ligase, with translation MSEAIQLTFPDGAVKEFPQDTTTEDVAASISPGLKKQAVAGKHNGQLLDLRRVLPGDGSIEIVTLRDEEGIEVLRHSTAHLMAQAVKRLYGNVNLGVGPVIENGFYYDMDLNESITAEDLPKIEKEMQKIVSENLEVERLEVSREKAKEMYEEIGDNLKLELLEDIPEGEQVTIYKQGEFFDLCRGPHVPSTGKIKVFNLLSVSGAYWRGDSDNKMLQRIYGTAFEKKDHLKEYLHMLEEAKERDHRKLGKELDIFTVSQKVGQGLPLWLPKGATIRRTIERYIVDLEERLGYDHVYTPVLGSVDLYKTSGHWDHYQEDMFPTMEMDNEDLVLRPMNCPHHMMIYKSQFHSYRNLPVRIAELGTMHRYEMSGALAGLQRVRAMTLNDAHIFARPDQLKEEFIRVVRMIQEVYKDFGLNEYYFRLSYRDKEDKEKYVDNDEMWDKAQSLLKETMEDLKLDYVEAEGEAAFYGPKLDVQVKTALGKDETLSTVQLDFHLPERFDLTYVGEDGNHHRPVVIHRGVVSTMERFVAFLIEEYKGAFPTWLAPVQAKIIPVSADAHLEYAKKVEDELRFGGVRVEVDERDEKIGYKIREAQMQKVPFQLVVGDNEKGENGVNVRRYGEQDSETKPLADFVDQIKQEIQGKS, from the coding sequence ATGTCGGAAGCAATTCAACTTACTTTTCCAGATGGCGCAGTCAAGGAGTTCCCACAAGATACGACGACAGAAGATGTAGCTGCTTCCATTAGCCCTGGGTTAAAAAAGCAAGCTGTTGCAGGGAAGCATAATGGCCAGCTTTTGGACTTGCGTCGTGTATTACCTGGGGATGGTTCAATCGAAATCGTTACATTACGTGACGAAGAAGGGATTGAAGTGTTACGCCACTCCACTGCTCACTTAATGGCTCAAGCTGTTAAACGTTTGTATGGAAATGTGAACCTAGGTGTAGGTCCTGTTATAGAAAATGGCTTTTATTATGATATGGACTTAAACGAATCGATTACTGCAGAGGATCTTCCAAAGATTGAGAAAGAAATGCAGAAAATCGTAAGCGAAAACCTTGAAGTGGAACGCTTAGAGGTCAGTCGTGAAAAAGCGAAAGAAATGTACGAAGAAATTGGCGATAATCTTAAATTGGAACTGCTAGAAGATATCCCAGAAGGTGAACAAGTAACGATTTACAAGCAGGGTGAGTTCTTTGATCTCTGTCGTGGACCTCACGTCCCTTCTACAGGGAAAATAAAAGTATTTAATTTATTGAGTGTCTCTGGTGCATACTGGCGTGGAGATAGTGATAATAAAATGCTACAACGTATTTATGGTACAGCTTTTGAAAAGAAAGATCACTTAAAAGAGTATCTTCATATGCTTGAAGAAGCTAAAGAGCGCGATCACCGTAAGTTAGGTAAAGAACTAGACATCTTTACTGTTTCTCAGAAAGTTGGTCAAGGTTTACCTCTTTGGCTTCCTAAAGGTGCTACCATCCGTCGCACTATCGAACGGTATATCGTTGACTTAGAAGAACGTCTAGGTTATGACCACGTGTACACACCTGTTCTTGGCTCTGTAGACTTGTATAAAACAAGCGGACACTGGGATCACTATCAAGAGGATATGTTCCCGACTATGGAAATGGATAACGAGGACCTTGTGCTTCGCCCTATGAACTGTCCACACCATATGATGATTTATAAGAGTCAGTTCCATAGTTATCGTAATTTACCAGTACGAATAGCTGAGCTAGGTACAATGCATCGGTATGAAATGTCAGGCGCATTAGCAGGACTACAGCGTGTTCGTGCAATGACTCTGAATGATGCTCACATTTTCGCTCGACCTGATCAGCTAAAAGAAGAGTTCATTCGCGTTGTTCGTATGATTCAGGAAGTATATAAAGACTTTGGTTTAAATGAGTACTACTTCCGTCTTTCTTATCGTGATAAAGAAGATAAAGAAAAATATGTAGACAACGATGAAATGTGGGATAAGGCACAATCTCTTCTTAAAGAAACAATGGAAGACTTGAAACTTGATTACGTAGAGGCAGAAGGGGAAGCTGCATTCTACGGTCCGAAATTGGATGTTCAAGTAAAAACAGCATTAGGAAAAGATGAAACATTATCTACTGTACAACTCGATTTCCATTTACCAGAACGTTTTGATTTAACCTATGTTGGTGAAGATGGTAACCACCATCGTCCTGTTGTAATACACCGTGGAGTTGTATCTACTATGGAACGTTTTGTAGCCTTCTTAATTGAAGAATATAAAGGAGCTTTCCCAACATGGTTAGCACCCGTGCAAGCGAAAATCATTCCAGTTTCAGCAGATGCTCACCTAGAGTATGCAAAAAAGGTAGAAGATGAGCTTCGATTTGGTGGAGTAAGAGTGGAAGTTGATGAACGGGATGAGAAGATCGGCTACAAGATCCGTGAAGCTCAAATGCAAAAAGTTCCATTCCAACTTGTTGTAGGGGATAATGAAAAAGGGGAAAACGGAGTAAATGTTCGTCGGTATGGTGAACAAGACTCAGAAACAAAACCTCTTGCAGATTTCGTAGATCAAATCAAACAAGAAATCCAAGGCAAATCCTAA
- the ytaF gene encoding sporulation membrane protein YtaF → MPDIMTLFLLAFAVSLDSFTVGFTYGMRKVGLSYRVIFIIAGVSALTFFVAMLIGKTIAVFLSPHLTEVIGGSILILIGFWVIYQFFKSNKTTQSNEQLTPYIFKLEIKSLGIVIQILKKPMSADIDRSGSINGIEALLLGIALSLDAFGAGIGAAMFGFTPFHTALIIAFMSSFFLWVGLKSGYWLSYWRWLDRLSFLPGVLLIVLGVMKMT, encoded by the coding sequence ATGCCTGACATCATGACGTTATTCCTTCTTGCATTTGCAGTGAGCTTAGACAGCTTTACAGTTGGTTTTACTTATGGAATGAGAAAAGTAGGGTTATCGTATCGAGTGATTTTTATCATTGCAGGAGTGTCTGCTTTAACGTTTTTTGTTGCGATGTTAATCGGTAAGACCATAGCTGTTTTCTTGTCCCCTCACTTAACAGAAGTGATAGGAGGAAGCATTTTAATTCTTATTGGATTTTGGGTGATTTACCAGTTCTTTAAAAGCAACAAAACCACCCAATCAAATGAACAGCTAACACCTTATATATTTAAACTAGAGATAAAATCACTAGGAATTGTTATTCAAATCTTGAAAAAACCAATGAGTGCTGACATTGACCGATCTGGTTCTATTAATGGAATCGAGGCTTTATTACTTGGTATCGCTCTTTCACTTGATGCATTTGGAGCAGGTATCGGGGCTGCCATGTTTGGATTTACTCCTTTTCACACGGCGCTTATTATTGCATTTATGAGCAGTTTCTTCTTATGGGTTGGCTTGAAAAGTGGTTACTGGCTATCCTATTGGCGTTGGTTAGATCGACTTTCATTTTTACCAGGTGTACTCTTAATTGTATTAGGTGTTATGAAAATGACATAA
- the mutM gene encoding DNA-formamidopyrimidine glycosylase has product MPELPEVETIKKTLEHMVIGETIKNVIIYWPKMIKQPDDSEEFTNLVKGQKINRLERRGKFLLFYLDTHVLISHLRMEGKYGVFSTETPLAKHTHVRILFEGGQELRYQDVRKFGTIHLYNMGEEFNVPPLEQLGPEPFEDSFSVPYLHNKLKRTNRHIKTVLLDQTILAGLGNIYVDEALFKAAIHPLRIASSITEDEVRSLHRSIQETLREAVAQGGTTIRSYVNTQGQIGMFQQQLNVYGREEENCNVCSTPITKLKVGGRGTHVCLTCQKEKR; this is encoded by the coding sequence ATGCCAGAATTGCCAGAAGTGGAAACAATCAAGAAGACACTAGAGCACATGGTCATTGGGGAAACCATTAAGAATGTTATCATTTATTGGCCGAAGATGATCAAACAACCTGATGATAGTGAAGAATTTACCAATCTGGTAAAAGGACAAAAGATAAATCGTTTAGAACGCAGAGGTAAATTTCTACTATTTTATTTGGATACACATGTTTTGATATCCCATCTTAGAATGGAGGGGAAATATGGCGTTTTCAGTACGGAAACCCCTCTTGCAAAACACACGCATGTTCGAATCCTATTCGAAGGTGGGCAAGAGCTTCGTTATCAAGATGTACGAAAGTTTGGGACGATTCATCTATATAATATGGGGGAGGAATTTAATGTACCACCATTAGAACAACTAGGACCGGAGCCATTTGAAGACTCCTTCAGTGTTCCATACCTTCATAACAAATTGAAAAGGACCAATCGCCATATAAAAACAGTTTTACTAGATCAAACTATTCTAGCTGGGTTGGGGAATATATACGTAGATGAAGCATTGTTTAAAGCAGCTATTCATCCATTGCGCATCGCTTCGAGTATTACGGAAGACGAAGTACGTTCCTTACATCGTTCCATTCAGGAAACGCTTCGGGAAGCGGTTGCTCAAGGTGGGACAACGATACGATCTTATGTGAATACTCAAGGACAAATAGGAATGTTTCAGCAACAATTAAACGTCTATGGACGCGAAGAAGAAAACTGCAACGTGTGCTCTACCCCTATTACCAAACTAAAAGTAGGCGGAAGAGGAACTCATGTGTGTTTAACCTGTCAGAAAGAGAAAAGATAG
- a CDS encoding cytosolic protein — MKLKQIFSTYFTNHAETEENHYNESLRTHYFKTTKDKAINILHDMYSKSSSFEVRSVSEERGELSVQLKKQKKAFIVISVIMVKPYHTAIDFSVTSETTLPFDLGYSHKIIRQQYDMLKKELTFIETSMAHKLNV; from the coding sequence ATGAAATTAAAACAAATTTTTTCCACATATTTTACGAATCATGCCGAAACAGAAGAAAATCACTATAACGAGTCATTACGTACCCATTATTTTAAAACAACAAAGGATAAAGCCATCAACATTTTGCACGATATGTATTCGAAATCATCATCTTTTGAAGTGAGATCAGTTTCTGAAGAGCGTGGCGAGTTAAGTGTTCAATTAAAAAAACAAAAGAAAGCATTTATCGTTATCAGTGTCATTATGGTCAAGCCTTATCATACTGCAATTGATTTTTCCGTTACATCGGAAACGACATTACCATTTGATCTTGGTTATAGCCATAAAATAATACGCCAACAATACGATATGCTCAAGAAAGAGCTAACTTTTATAGAAACATCAATGGCTCATAAATTAAATGTGTAG
- the infC gene encoding translation initiation factor IF-3 has protein sequence MIVNEKIRAREVRLIDSNGDQLGVKSKNEALDIAANANLDLVMVAPNSKPPVCRIMDYGKYKFEQQKKEKEQRKNQKIINIKEVRLSPGIEEHDFNTKLRNARKFLSKGDKVKATIRFRGRAITHKELGQEVLDRMAEECKDLSTIETKPKMEGRNMFMMLAPVNEKE, from the coding sequence ATGATTGTCAATGAAAAAATCCGTGCTCGCGAAGTACGTCTCATTGATTCAAATGGAGACCAATTGGGTGTTAAATCCAAGAATGAAGCATTAGATATCGCTGCAAATGCAAATCTAGATCTTGTAATGGTTGCTCCGAATTCAAAACCGCCTGTATGTCGTATCATGGACTACGGTAAGTATAAATTCGAGCAACAGAAAAAAGAAAAAGAACAGCGTAAGAACCAAAAAATTATTAACATCAAAGAAGTACGTCTTAGCCCAGGAATTGAGGAGCATGACTTTAATACAAAGCTTCGTAATGCACGTAAATTCCTTTCTAAAGGCGATAAGGTGAAGGCAACGATTCGTTTCCGCGGTCGTGCTATCACTCACAAAGAACTAGGCCAAGAGGTTCTAGATCGTATGGCAGAAGAATGTAAAGATCTTTCCACTATCGAAACGAAACCGAAAATGGAAGGTCGTAATATGTTTATGATGCTTGCTCCAGTTAATGAAAAAGAATAA
- the dnaI gene encoding primosomal protein DnaI, which produces MEPIQTALKKWMRESKNFQEHYQNMRQAILHDQDIQKVLQQNSHLTDEDVERHLMKFYEYQSQSKSCEGCPSLEECQNLVPGYSPSLHVAGKDVRLTYEMCPTKRQYQEQSEKRSFISSLYMPKDILEARFKDLDPDDRYEAIRLAVNYTENVETEKAQKGLYFHGRFGVGKTHILGAIANKLANKRISSYMIYMPELVREMKSSLQDNSLNEKIERFKTAQVLMLDDIGAESMSSWFRDEVLGSILQYRMMERLPVFFTSNYSLEDLEKHLMTNNRGEIDQLKAGRIIERIKAVSTPVEVIGQNRRQ; this is translated from the coding sequence ATGGAACCAATCCAAACAGCTTTGAAAAAATGGATGAGAGAGAGTAAAAACTTTCAAGAGCATTATCAAAATATGCGACAAGCTATTTTGCATGATCAAGACATTCAGAAAGTTTTACAACAAAATTCTCATTTGACTGATGAAGATGTTGAACGACATTTAATGAAATTTTATGAATATCAGTCCCAATCTAAATCCTGTGAGGGATGTCCTTCTCTAGAGGAATGTCAAAACCTTGTACCAGGCTATTCACCTAGCCTTCATGTAGCAGGGAAGGATGTTCGCTTAACTTATGAAATGTGCCCAACCAAGCGCCAATACCAAGAACAGTCAGAAAAGCGTTCTTTTATAAGTAGTCTTTACATGCCAAAGGATATTTTAGAAGCTCGCTTTAAGGATTTAGATCCCGATGATCGCTATGAGGCAATAAGACTTGCAGTTAATTATACTGAGAATGTAGAGACCGAAAAAGCTCAAAAGGGCCTTTATTTCCATGGACGTTTTGGAGTTGGAAAAACACATATCTTAGGAGCTATTGCAAATAAACTTGCAAACAAGCGGATTTCCTCTTATATGATTTACATGCCTGAACTAGTAAGGGAAATGAAGTCCTCACTCCAGGATAATTCATTAAACGAAAAAATAGAAAGATTCAAAACAGCTCAAGTCCTTATGTTGGATGATATAGGGGCAGAATCTATGTCATCTTGGTTCCGTGACGAAGTTTTGGGCTCCATTCTTCAATATCGAATGATGGAACGTTTACCTGTATTCTTTACGTCTAACTATTCTTTAGAGGATTTAGAGAAGCACTTAATGACAAATAACCGTGGTGAAATTGACCAACTAAAAGCAGGTAGAATTATCGAACGAATCAAGGCCGTAAGTACACCAGTTGAAGTAATTGGACAAAATCGAAGGCAATAA
- the coaE gene encoding dephospho-CoA kinase (Dephospho-CoA kinase (CoaE) performs the final step in coenzyme A biosynthesis.), translating to MTVVIGLTGSIASGKSTVSLMFDEFNIPVVDADKLSRKVVEPGKKAYNDIVEEFGHDILRDDQTIDRKALGTIVFNDEEKRKKLNSFVHPAVREEMLQERDYYVAEGFKAVVLDIPLLFESDLAHFVDKVVVVYVDEETQLKRLMERDDSSREESLSRINSQMPVSEKANKADEVVDNSGSKYESYKQLEAILHRWEII from the coding sequence ATGACTGTAGTAATTGGTTTAACAGGAAGCATAGCAAGCGGTAAAAGTACCGTTTCCTTAATGTTTGATGAATTTAATATTCCAGTAGTTGATGCAGATAAACTTTCTCGGAAGGTTGTAGAGCCTGGTAAAAAAGCTTATAACGATATTGTAGAAGAATTTGGTCATGATATTTTGAGAGACGACCAAACGATTGACCGTAAAGCATTAGGAACAATCGTATTTAATGATGAAGAAAAAAGGAAAAAACTTAATTCATTTGTTCACCCAGCTGTACGAGAAGAAATGTTACAGGAACGGGATTATTATGTAGCAGAGGGGTTCAAAGCTGTAGTTCTAGATATCCCATTGTTATTTGAGAGTGATTTGGCTCATTTTGTAGATAAAGTAGTGGTAGTATATGTTGATGAAGAAACACAGTTGAAGAGACTGATGGAAAGAGATGATAGTTCTAGAGAGGAATCATTAAGCAGAATTAACTCCCAAATGCCTGTATCCGAAAAAGCAAACAAAGCAGATGAGGTAGTTGATAACTCTGGTAGTAAATACGAATCTTACAAACAATTAGAGGCAATTCTTCATCGATGGGAGATTATATAG